A window of Malania oleifera isolate guangnan ecotype guangnan chromosome 2, ASM2987363v1, whole genome shotgun sequence genomic DNA:
aattaatgtattaaataaataaataaaaataaatagtatgaaaaaaaatatattattaattaattaataaataaattaaatgttattaaataaataaataaatagtaaaaaaaatttattgaataaagATATATGTGTaagcttaacatatatatatatatatatatatatatatatatataagttaaagtataagcTATATATATACAAAGTAAAAGTAAAAGTAATAGTATATATAAAACTTAAGTTAAGTaaggtttaaaaataataataataataataataatagaagaagaagaagaagtctgcAGAAAGCAGAATGCTGTGCTAGCCTCTCTCTGCGTCTCTCTGTACTCTCTCCTGCGCCTCTCCACTCCTCCATCTCcgcttctctctctcccctcatttcttgataaatattcgaccgatcgggaaacggaaggtgtcttgggttcctaactccgccaccgacatttctactggagcggatttgtcgtgggaacggcttaggtactgcttctggggaaaggtaattttttcccaatttctcaaCGACACGGGGTCTTAGTCGtcattgtcgtcattttgacatagataaattttcaattggggttttctaggccctactccaaagcgagagtagaatttagaaaatttggcaatttggttaaatttaagggtatatttatttatttaggaattatgaccctaggaaatatttaaataatattttattcaggaataatttattggagttagaaatttttgattcagggtttgggtgagcgccgcaggtatttttcggagtccctgttggcgtagttcaagaaactaggtaaggagaaaaatttatattaaatcagaatttttatgaatttaatgaaaaaaataaattgtgttatatgtacgtgtatatgtttcggtatgggtaaaatgtcaactgtttaaattatatttctttcgaatttaggattgtttattagatatgtatatgcgaaaatgaactaatgaaagtggaaaaatattttcaggataattaagtaagaaatgaaaggtattttcagtatataaacactaaatgttgattggcttattttacaggcagtgtatgaattttattactaaattgtgtggcatgagaatttgtgcaaactatatgttaaatgtatgagatgcaggctaagaaagtaaaacaatgagaataaaatataatatggacaatgttgcctgtgtatgttaaatgcaaccatgtaaatgtaagacaactaaaagagagccatgttagcagatctagcacacttctgtgtagactaactgatgacagctaaaaggaactgtgttagcagatttagcacgtttctacgtagactaactgatgatggctaaaaaccagctatagtacgaagtaatgaaatgaaatgttatgcaatgaaatgacgatgaaatgacaataaaataaaatgacaaatgtaaatgatgtaaatgggaaagatccacttaaagtgaaacgaaatgcaaagttaagttatgaacaggaatgaatgtgcatgaatgtataatgacagaaaagaatgatgtattatgataatagaagtatgtatgtacgtagaacatgttacgattgggtgaggcatacctttcgcctgagggcttgctgagtaaggcgagtgcactagtagtttcagatgtggcagtagctacataatgcactagggcagagggaacctacttgtatgggcgggtagatttccctatccttagggcctttgccattaaactattgttgaatgtgtgagtatgagatcaatttaacacttgaaggcttactgagcaaggtgagtgctctggtatgttttaattgtgaccttagggttacctaagtatcagagcagaggggtgctacttgtatggacgggtaatcacccctatccttgggtaatctcgtgggttaaacatttgtatgcgtttgattaggatcagaaaatggtttcaagaaattatgttaatgatttgcaaatattataaaatgatatgtataatctcatgatggccacatgataagtttaatatattgtttcttcccttactgagatgtgtctcatccgaatatgaattcatttttttcaggatttctcaggatcgagctttgagagctcgagattttataacattttttgggaagatataagaaaaagggtatatttttatgttaactttgatatgtatattttatgttttataatttatgttttaagttttataagatatgaatggttgtgaaacatactggtattagtaaataatgttttggagacatgtatatatttgaatactggtggatgattaatttattatggttggtagttagaattagtaaactctggtattatgttatatggagattatgatcatgtttttcgCTACGTaggttatgttaattatggattatcaagtataacgcaccggacccgggtttaagggttcggggcgttacacattCAGTACCCCTTGTCTAAATGGTCAGATATACTTtatctcatttattgatgaccatactcagTATATGTATCCCTACCTTCTAATTAATAATGCTGAAACACTAGATACATTCAGGACATTTAAGAAAGAAGTAGAAAAACAATTAGACAAAAGTATTAAGATCATAAGATCAGATAGGGGTGGTGAATATTATGGAAGATAAACAAAATCAGGACAAAGATCGGGTCCATTTGCAAAATTTCTTAAGGATGAGGGTATTGTTGCACAATATACTATGCTGGGATCACCTTATCAAAATGGTGTTGCAGAAAGAAGGAATCGTACCCTTATGGATATGGTTCGGAGTATGTTAAGCAACAATGATCTTCCCTTATATTTGTGGAGAGGCCTTAAAAACTGTAGTGTATATCTTAAACAAAGTTCCATCTAAGGCGGTTCCCAAAATGCCATTTGAGTTATGGAAGGATGGGAACCACGTTTAAGACACTTACACATATGGGGTTGTCCATTTGAGGTCAGAATCTATGATCCACAATTAAATAAATTAGACCCTAGAACAATCAGTGGATACTTCATTGGTTATGCAAAAAATTCTAAGGGCTATAAATTTTACTGTCACTCACACGCACCTAGAATTGTTGAAGCTAGGAATGCAAAATTTCTTAAGGATATTGACATTAGTGGAAGCACTGTTTCTCAAAAGATAGAGTGGGAGGAAACACATAATAAAGAAAATGAATTTGTGAATAAGGGTAAAATGATTATGTTTCAAGAAAATCAATATGATGTTTTGGAAGAACAATCAAATCAAGATATACCACCTCCACCTCAAGAGGAACAAGTCAATATAGAGGCTGAAGTACAACACCCACTTGATATGGGTGACACTcaaactcaagttttaaggagGTCTTCAAGGGTAAGAAGATCTGCTATTCCTAGCGACTATCATGTATACTTGATAGAGTCTGACTTTGATGTTGGACTTAAAGATGATCCCATCTCGCTTTCACAAGCCATGAGTGGGGAAAATTCAAGTGTTTGGCATGATGCCATGAAGGAAGAAATGGATTCTATGGCTAAAAACCAAGTCTGGAATATCGTTGAGTTACCTAAGAGAGTCAAAGTTGTAAGCtgtaaatgggtctacaagactaaAAGAGACTCAAATGGTAACATTGAGAGATATAAGGTCAAATTGGTAGCCAAGTATTCACTCAAGTAGAAGGCATTGATTACCATAACACTTTTTCTCCAGTTTCTAAGAAAGACTCATTTAGAATAATCATGGCTCTTgtagctcattttgatttagagctATATCATATGGatgtgaaaacaacatttttaaaCGGGGATCTTGAAAAAATGTATACATGAAAGAACCTAAAGGATTTTGTTCTAATCAAGGCAATAATTTGGTTTGCAAATTAAAAAAAGTCAATATATGGACTAAAGCAAGCCACTCGACAATGGTATCTAAAGTTTCATGATGTTATTACTTTATTTGGTTTTACGGAGAACATTGTGGATAATTGCATATACCTCAAGATCTGTGggagtaaaattattttcttagtcctatatgtggatgacatcctACTTGCAACCAATGATTTGAGATTGTTATATGGCACGAAACAATTTCTCTCTAAgaattttgaaatgaaggatttgggtgaaGCCTCTTATGCCATTGGCATAAAAATTCACAGAGATAGGTCTCAAAGGACATTAGGACTATCTCATAAGGCCTACATTGAAAAGGTTCTTGATAAATTTAGGATGAAAGAATGTAAACTGAATGCAGCACCCATTTTGAAGGGTGACAAATTCAGCTTAAGTCGATGCCCTAAAAATATATTGGAAAAGGAATAAATGGAAAACATTCCTTATGCGTCTGCAGTTGGCAGTTTGATGTATGCACAGGTCTGTATAAGACCAGACATAGCATTTGCAGTAGGAATGCTTGGAAGATATCAAAGTAATCCTGGAATGGATCATTGGAAAGCTGCCAAAAAGGTTATGAGATATTTACAAGGAATCAAGGATTACATGGTTACTTATAAGCAGGTAGACAATCTAGAAGTGGTTGGATATACAGATTCGGATTTTGCCAAATGTCAAGATTCAAAGAAATCCACTTCAGGATATGTCTTTATGCTAGTAGGTGGTGCTATATCTTGGAAGAGCACCAAAAAGACAATAGTTGCATCGTCTACTATGGAGGCAGAGTTTATAGCATGCTTTGAAGCAACTTCACAGGTCAAATGATTAAAGAATTTATCACAAGGCTTCAAATTATGGATTCAATATCAAAGTCATTAAGGATTTACTGTGATAACTCGGCAGCAGTGTTATTTTCGAAGAATAACAAGAGTGGGAGCAGAagtaaacacattgacataaaaTACCTTGCTATTAGAGAGAGAATTAAAGAACAAGAAATGATCATTGAACATTTAAGTACCGATTTAATGGTGGCAGACCCTTTGATGAAAGGGCTCTCAATCAAAGTGTTTACAAAACATAAGGAAAACATGGGATTGGTTAGTACACTTTGTTCTTGATCTCTTATTTAATTGTcgataaaatcaatttatttgtgcacatataGTATCTGTTCCTAAAATTGTCCATTGGGACATTAGACCCGCAATGACTTATAGAAAGTCATGCATAAAGAGTTACCACATAAAGTTTTATTAAGAAAGGTCGTACATTGTGATACATGGAAGGAATTGTTTACCacataaagaaaaacaaaaccgCCACGATTCATGTATTATCTTTCTATAAAAGTTAATGTAGTTTCGTGTCCATATTCAGTTTTGAACTTTTCATCCCACAAAGTCTTCAAGATGTATCATGTgagccaagtgggagaatgttagcGCGCATGTTTCCTTTTTAAGTGGCACACATAACACAtcttgttttatttgaaaatactattatctaaattattataattattattttattaaaaaaaatcaaatatgagaGATAAGATTTTATAGTAACTACTTGATATACTAAAACTAAGTtgttggtttgaaattcaaatggaagattttgaatctgatttgaaattcaaataaaaGATTTTGAAAACTCACAATCCCCTTGATGGTAGGAAATGTGAGAGAAAATCTCTCAGTGGATAGGGTCTTGACCAGTTTATAAATAGGGTCTGTAATTAACCATTAAGTCACACATTGACTTATGATGATATAGAACTGGTCAAAAATCCTACTCCTTCTACTCTTCTAAAACACAAAAGAATTTGCAaatctctttctctatttctcataGTTCTCTTTCTTATTTCAGATCTCTTTCTTGAAGATTTGAGCAGTTATGGCTGAAGGTCAAATCACTGTTCTCTTCCGCTTGTAAACAATTATTTGTTTGTAGTTTTTGAAATTATGCTTTTAACATAATCATGTGTGTTTAATGTTTATGGACAGAAGATATTGAATGCTGAGACACCCTTCTCAAGAAATTAGTACAAACAAATCTTTAATCCAAATATATTCAAAACTTAATATAGAATTAAAATATACTGGGCAGATTTATAGccctttattttttgtttttagtccAAATACCTTCAAATCAAAACAAATGTAAACATCTGGTGAGATCACAAAGAACACAAAACAGTACAATATTTATTTACCTTACTACTTTCAATATTGAGACAGCATCCCCTCTGCATTAGCTCTTGCAGATGGTCTCTTGAACCTACAAAAGTTGCAGATAGGTGAAAGCAGGGAAGGAGTTTTGTATTTGTCCTCCCCACCCACCATTGGCATGGGAACCCCAATCTTGACTGGGCTGACATAGTCTGGCCTGTAAGTCTTGCCCAGAACTCCCTCCACAAGTTCTGTTAGACCATAAAACTTGAACTGTGTCTCCAAGTGAGCAAAAGCATCATCTGCCGGTATATGGTATTTGTGAACCCTGTTCTCTTCTGCCCCAATTGGTCTCACCTTAATGTCCATTTGAGCCAGTCCGGTCACCGTCACTCTAATGTTGTTAGTATCATCTGTTCTTTCGACCACCACTGCTCGGTCTCCGCCATCGTACCTCCATTCGGCCTCCCCATCATAGGGGACTTCCACTGTCTCACCATCCCACCTTACAGTGAGAGCATCCACATTGTCATCCCACCGTGAGACTCTCTTTGCTGCAATCACAAGGGTGTGAGTGTCAAACATCACTGCAAGGGCCTGGACCCAGGTGAAATCCCGGGACCGTCCTTGAGGTCGTGTTCCAATGAAGTGAGCATTGATGTGAAGGTTGTCATCCGAGACGATGGCGAAGTCACCTCCCTTGGCTCCATGGAAGTAGAACATCACTCCGTCGCCTCCTACAAACCGTGGATCATAGCAGAGAGAGCCATATCCATCACATCTAGCTTTTCTATCTGTCAAAGAACGAGAGTTGTGAAGAGCGCAGCATAGCCGTCAAAACATTTGCCTTGAAACAAAAACTACACTTGCGAGTGGGTAACTAATTAAGCACGCTTACGCTTGCAAGTGGCCTCGCACTTGCTACTGCAATCCATAAAACatcccttcttcttcttgtttttcttgggCTTCCTCTCTGGGCATTCGCTCGGACAGACAATGGTCCTCTGGTGACAAGCCCCCTTGGCTTCGCAGACAGCCTGCTCCTGCCCGGTCCCTGCAACTGGGTCCAACAACTTGTAGTTTGTCGAATCGTCCTTGTGATGTTTCCCCTTATCGGAATGcccattgttgttgttgttgttgtcaccTTTGTTGTTTTTGCCATTGTCACCATTGTCATGGTTGCCGTTATTGTTGCTGCCACCCTTGTGGTTGTCACCATTGTTGTTGTCACCTTGGTTGTTGTCGTTGCCCTTGCCATCACCCAGAACAGAGGTGGTCCCCATATCCATGGAGATTaaaaaagcaaagaaagctaccAAAATGCATGCCTTCCTCATACCCATCTCTAAAATTTATAATGCAGAGTTGGGCGCACAGGCACTCTAATTATGCTTCTCTCTTCTCCTTGTAATGATTTTCCGGTGCTCTACTGAATATGGAAGCGAGGGTTTGCAGCTTTGAAGTAGCCTTTATATAATTAAGAGAACTTGGGATGGATCTCTTCCTCGCCCCTTGGAGTGCGGCATCAGTCTTGTTACCTTTCTTCGTCCCATAGAAAACAGCTCGGATCACAATTTTAAAGGACCGGCCGGATCTTACTTAATGGGTCTGGAGTCTGAACTATTATACAATCTGTGGACACTCACGAAACTCAAAGAGGCTCTCTTTGCTTGTGTTTCTCATAAACGCTTTGGAAGAATCCAAAACCCTCATAAAATACACACAAAGATAATGACCTTGTGCTTTACAGAGTTAAAAATGTTTCTCCCTTTTCTCATTCTGGTTCTGTTGTTTCCATAAAGAAGGGAAATAGTGCATGTTATGCCACTGGTTtctgttgaattttttttaataaactttGAATTAAGCATGGCACTGTTCTTCACACATTAAAGTTCTCGTTATTCCTTTGGAGAAGCAAAGAAGTCGTCTGCAGTTTTAAGGAACCAGCTCAACTAGTTCTACGAAGTGCAGAAGAAAAGGGAGGGTGCACATGAGGCAAGTGGCTATTAGGCTTGCCACTCCTACACTCATGGATCCCTCAGGAGTTGGGACAGTCCTCATACATAATGTAACAAGTCCACCGCCGGACTCTCCCCTAATTTTTATATTACTTGAGATTTGAGTAGCTTTGAATAATGTTAAAGTGGGATGTGCTAGCTTCATCCAGATTTGTGGAGTTCGGAGCAGGGGTGGGTCCACACTCCACCCTGTGTTTGGCTTGTTATAAATGCATGTGCACATTCTACCTTCATTCATTTTTTTCACTTATACAGTTTTATCTCTTAAAACTTGttatacattattggcccacaattTAATAGTGAGAATTTTTAGGTAAACTGGTAAAATAACATAGTATTAGAACCGATTATTAAGAGAATTCTCAACTTGTCTGTATTTATTGTGCAATGTTTAAAAAAGTATCGTATTTCCTATATAACTATCGTGTACTTATCTCTCACGTGCAGCACACTATACGTGTGAAGAAGTGTTAAAATTTGATATACATCgttggcctacaacctaacaATTTAAGTTTTTAAGTgataatttaatagtattttttTCATGTAAAAAGTTTGTGTTGTGTTAATGTTATACACGCCTGTACACATTATATCTTCATCCATTTTTCAACCTTGACATTCAATTTCTGTCTTTGTTTACTGATGTGTAGAAGGTTCCACCATAACTCCTTCTAGGGTTACGTTTAGTTTGTGGAATGCAAATTTTTGGTAATAAACTAGTTATGATATGATAGTTATAAttagttatacaagaaattaagttgttactataaaacaaataacaatgtGAACTTTTTAGAAATCCATAATAAGAAACAGATCAGAaataactattctcaaatttcaccataAAAATATAGATCTTTTTCTCATTACatattgaataaaataattaaaaatttacaaACAATagctattttctcaatttcttaattttacaTTGTATTAAATCTTATTTCACAAAATAACTATTATGTCGAactgagtaaaaaaaaaaagtgaaaatggaTCAACTACTGAAGCATTTTCCAACTTCACCCGTCATTCACCCTCTCCATTTTCTGCCACTTTCTGTCAAGAAAGGTTTCGTTTGGCAGCTTCCCAAAATCCCAAGAACTACATATCATACACACCACTAGATGACCTGCATTCAGTATCTTCTATGTCCCATTTTTGTGACTTCTACTTGTTTATTCTCTAACTGTTTGCTTATATTCATGTTAATATTATACCGTATAGGTTCTTTTATACTACAATTTGATGTTTAAACCCACCCAACCCAACCCCACATCCGCCCAAAAAGGCTGCTGGGTTGCCTTAAAATTTTGGGGTTGTCCTTGGAGTGGGTATGGATGTAAAATAAAATCTCCTTCACAGAAATGTTTTTAGGACTAGCTACTAATGAGTTGcaaagatatatttttttttaacttatgtATAAGTGCTAAGTCGAGCAAATACATGCAAGTTGTACCCAATATGGATTATTAATACCTCATATTTATAAGAGGTTGAAATGATGATTGATGCAGTGACTCATATTGAGTGTTTGCGTATGGTACTAGGGCCTAATTGGCCCTCCCTAGATTTAAAAAGACATATTAAAATGATGCCGGTGAAAAAAGAAActtctttatattattttaaattcgtTTGGCCTCTTATGAAAGAGTAGTTAGAAAGacaaaaacctactttgattgtTTAGTACAAAAAGTTGTAAAGTGTCTTAAAAGTATTTACAATGATTAAAATATTTGTAGGAAATATATTAGTTTGAAAAGGCCTTGAATTTAGAGTTATATTAGATTCGAATaggatataatataaaattatattaaaatttattcaagtTCAACATTTGAAATCGATACTCCCAAATGCAACATAATAGTTTTGTAATGCTTGAATTAAAAATTAAGGATAACAATAGAATCGAATTTGTCAAGGAGAAAAAGACactcttttagcttttaaaagttttaaatctAAAACTTTAAAAGCTCGCAAAAAAGCTAAAAACTgacttttaaaaattgaaaaagttgTTTCCAAACAAGTTTGActcaatttttacttttaaaaaggaaaaattaaggCAAAAAGGGAAGACCAAACCAACACCAATTATTACGGTGTTCCTAATGTGCAAGAGTTTCCAGTTTAACAAGCCCTTCCTTCCATATGATTGTCAGAAGGCTTTTCTCCAAAATCTTGTTCTTCCCCTTGTGGTCTGTTAAAAGGAGAGGAGAAAAGAAGCTTAtaggaaagaataagaaattaattattttttttccatttttggtttaataagaaaaaagaaaaacacatGGGGAAAAAATGTCTAGAAGCAAAGGAAAAATATACTATGATTTTTTAGTTTAGGCAGTGTGGGTGACAACTGACCGACAGAAAAAAATTGCTAGGATGGAACCACATTCCATCGTTATACAACCCCATTGCCATTTACTCAGGACCAATAATAAAATTTTGCCACTTAATCAGATAGATGGAGGGAAAGAGAAGAATACTTGAGGGGAAAAAATATGAACATCCGGTAAATAACCAGATATCTGCTCTTTAATTGACTTGTCAACCTAAAGGAATTCCTGTTCAATGTTGTGGGCTGACCTTAAATACCAAATATcttcaagagaaaaaaaaaatgctacagAATGGGATAAAAAGAATCTTATACAGGCTATTGAAATATAGGAAGATCGTTCTTTGGCTGTTGATTGAAGCTAAAACCCTCTACTCCAGCAACAGTGATGCTACGGGAGGCCTCTTCTCCAACGATGGTGATGCTACTGGAGGCCGCTTCTCCAACCTCCCCAACCATCTTCAAGAAGTAACTGTGCCTGCACAAGAAAATGTTTAGGATCATGAAATGATATAATGCAGTGCATGCACACAGCTGATGGAAAAAAATCGTATACCATCGAGTATCTGCAGTCAACTCAGGATGGAAGGCAGTTCCTAGCAAATTCCTTTGCTTTACTGCTACGATCACCCTCTCCTTGGAACCATGACTCTCCTGAATGTTTTAATTGAGGGGgaaaaaagaaatgagagaaatcGTTACAGAAACCTTTTTTATAAAAACTCACTAATTTCCAAGAGGACCAGCCTCCTCTTGGCCTGTCCCATTGCACACCAGCGTTGCATCAACATAACCTAAAGGTGCGCTCAGCCTAGCCTAGCCCAGCCTAACCAAGCCACCAAGCAAATGCACCCTTATCTCAACACATGTGCACATGCACACGCAATCATAGAGACACAATCCCATCCCCACCCCGAAACCTTAAGCATATGACATCACCACATCAGTGTTTCTGAGGACACCAATCAAAACTTCTATATAGAGATGATGAATTAGATGTTCAGTCCAATAATGTGATATTCTTAAGGTCAGAATTTATTACTCTAATGCCATATTTTTACACTTTTTCTCTTTGAACTTTTCAAACTCTTAACTACATTTGATTGCATATTTATCCTCAATTGAAAACTCTCCTTGGGCATGGTGGAGGTGTAGTCAGTCAAGTGTTCTGCAAGAGCTTGTGCGGTAGACTAAATCTTGAACTCTTTATCAATGAAGTGCAGCTCTTGCCTACAATTTCAACCTTCAAGGATATAAAACATCTTATCTTTCTCTAACATGTCCCAAAGAACCCACATAAAAGTAGAGAATTGTTTCACAAATTCCCTTAATATACCAGTG
This region includes:
- the LOC131148094 gene encoding secreted RxLR effector protein 161-like, which encodes MENIPYASAVGSLMYAQVCIRPDIAFAVGMLGRYQSNPGMDHWKAAKKVMRYLQGIKDYMVTYKQVDNLEVVGYTDSDFAKCQDSKKSTSGYVFMLVGGAISWKSTKKTIVASSTMEAEFIACFEATSQISFLKI
- the LOC131148095 gene encoding uncharacterized protein LOC131148095 → MGMRKACILVAFFAFLISMDMGTTSVLGDGKGNDNNQGDNNNGDNHKGGSNNNGNHDNGDNGKNNKGDNNNNNNGHSDKGKHHKDDSTNYKLLDPVAGTGQEQAVCEAKGACHQRTIVCPSECPERKPKKNKKKKGCFMDCSSKCEATCKHRKARCDGYGSLCYDPRFVGGDGVMFYFHGAKGGDFAIVSDDNLHINAHFIGTRPQGRSRDFTWVQALAVMFDTHTLVIAAKRVSRWDDNVDALTVRWDGETVEVPYDGEAEWRYDGGDRAVVVERTDDTNNIRVTVTGLAQMDIKVRPIGAEENRVHKYHIPADDAFAHLETQFKFYGLTELVEGVLGKTYRPDYVSPVKIGVPMPMVGGEDKYKTPSLLSPICNFCRFKRPSARANAEGMLSQY